In one window of Brassica rapa cultivar Chiifu-401-42 chromosome A07, CAAS_Brap_v3.01, whole genome shotgun sequence DNA:
- the LOC103828590 gene encoding chromatin modification-related protein EAF1 B isoform X3: protein MDGYLLVNAELDSMGGVIDSGGGIALKTSPRRTAIEKAQAELRQEYDVREERRRELEFLEKGGNPLDFKFGIATSHSVQSTSLTDQQAEHFVNSGLKDSFALASSPHGDSVESSGRPAVPTVSEPNTADNLLLFDSGNKSVEGENNLRYPNRQHRTSESERSYKANTNQNIKETEDSAIFRPYARRNRTKINRDPARSSSTDLVQNRGGLATSISVRRGSVDGKVCNSEAANQKDRQTTSVSCPVFANSNRTVVPKNVAPSNTLNTKVDGGPVVRESAAGSKTSLVLKDEADITVRKKSAGLHLEEAGEKAQLVLTSTQIGSPKAATIAGQENNSTQMDELGDSTGEKKSLTDRAAAGTESSHANHLEVDVDTERDLYRADKLDSDEISMPKASRVEGLLNQTVGELKIEDETGRSTTIISECSPAREILMNSVKVENENYRSVAELQNEEECSDTEKKLQHGLVVPENDKKVSSVLADDPSSFVHPGKPQASVDASSCMVGDNVLSGTDVEALKHQPSSDDGSKVLDTVKEDSLLEEARIIQAKRKRIAELSCGTAPVEVREKCQWDFVLEEMAWLANDFAQERLWKMTAAAQICHRVALTSQLRFEEKNQHRKLRNIASILSSAILKFWSSVEVPGELEETGLGIDKETCQESNCESGRKCLAVGVREYARRFLKYNNSSIPDHSAAPSTPDYMCDPEILDTALVDQLSEESLFYSVPAGAMKVYQISIETHLARCEKFGNSMKEEVDTSAYDAVGDSDYDVTAFDEDEVETSTYYLPGALECSKSFKLSHKKRKNLMKSHSARSYDLGADSPYMNYTDGFNSSNLMAKRAANNINVGSVPTRRVRTASRPRIVSLPVPSKTDASSGDTSSFHDEQSSLHGGSAVQKGTEVESSGNFEKQLSYDMAETSGKPKKKKKTHLGSAYDQTWHPDSSVHAEQKDHWKKRVENHFDMNGIYGPHAKKQKTTKQLVENNFDGAIALTGSIPSPAASQMSNMSNPNKSIKFIGGRDRARKIKGLKISPGEHGSGTTWSLFEDQALVVLVHDMGPNWELISDAMNSTLKIKCIYRNPSECKERHKILMDKTASDGADSAEDSGTSQSYPSTLPGIPKGSARQLFQRLQGPMEEDTLKSHFEKICLIGKKLHYRKSQNDGRDPKQIVPVHNSQVMALSQVFPNNLNGGVLTPLDLCDASTSGQDLFSLENPGSHLGLPMLNQGTPVLPTSGPNPSTPGSSGVVPGNSLPTTLGLHHSSARDGRFNVSRGPLPLDEQHRLQQSNQMSPSRNLQQPSSSTPGAISGSGHRMVPGANTMGVSGLNRGAPMSRPGFQAIGSAAMPNTGSMLSSGMVGIPKTGNIHSGGGASQGNPMSRPPREAVQHMMRAAQGNSQGIPAFGSLSSGFTNNQTTPVPAYPGHLSQQHQMPHQSHVLGNSQHPHLQSPSPSHATRAQQDGFALRQRLMHQRFVQQQQQFASSGTMMPHGQQQQQPQGTSVSSSTQNNQQTQPPVSPQPLPPPVSTSPNTNALTQQNPQKSQLPLHGLARNPQSGAPGVNNQFGKQRQRQLQQQSGRQHPHQRQPSQGQQQNKQSKGAGRGNMVHQNITLDQSHLNGLTMSPGNQATEKGEAMVAVRPDRESNVGTATSTHLPSKPFVSPESSNHSQQLPKSFSGATSSSQEQQIQLPSDNRIQGQSSPAASCNILSTSSPSVGPSNPQHLLLHQKQRNQVQAQRIAHQNHIENSDLSRKSQAERVPRVQQSVPNTTQTASMSTSKGMPQVTNDSNNIKAVGSTVVPSPNGLEPPASAASVQSAAPNVVNSSNTDSAGSDPVTTLKQGLAPKHFPGGLPCQELKGPIERQESLPTVEKRPKLPEQLTVQNQKRLASDQQSPQIEEAQELSSPKPPDTKVE, encoded by the exons ATGGATGGATATCTTCTAGTAAATGCTGAGCTTGATTCCATGGGAGGAGTTATTGATAGTGGAGGTGGTATTGCTCTCAAAACGTCTCCCCGCCGAACTGCAATTGAGAAGGCTCAAGCCGAGCTTAG GCAAGAGTATGATGTCCGTGAGGAAAGGAGGAGAGAACTAGAGTTTCTTGAGAAA GGAGGTAATCCCTTGGATTTTAAGTTTGGTATTGCAACTTCACATAGCGTCCAATCTACATCACTCACTGATCAGCAAGCAGAGCATTTTGTAAACAG TGGACTCAAGGATAGTTTTGCCCTGGCTTCCTCACCACATGGAGACTCTGTGGAGAGTAGTGGTAGACCCGCAGTTCCTACAGTTTCTGAACCCAATACAGCGGATAATCTTTTACTCTTTGATTCTGGAAATAAGTCAGTTGAGGGAGAAAACAATTTGAGATATCCTAACAGGCAACACAGAACGTCCGAGTCAGAACGGTCATACAAAGCGAACACCAACCAAAATATCAAAGAAACAGAGGATTCTGCTATCTTTCGACCGTATGCTCGTAGGAACAGAACAAAGATAAATCGGGATCCAGCACGGTCAAGTTCCACGGATTTAGTTCAGAATCGTGGTGGTCTTGCAACGTCTATCTCTGTCCGCAGAGGATCAGTGGACGGAAAGGTTTGCAATTCTGAAGCAGCCAATCAAAAGGATAGGCAAACAACCTCTGTATCATGTCCAGTATTTGCAAATTCAAATAGAACTGTTGTTCCGAAAAATGTAGCTCCCAGTAATACGCTGAATACTAAGGTGGATGGTGGACCTGTTGTGCGAGAGAGTGCTGCTGGATCGAAAACTAGTCTAGTATTGAAGGATGAAGCAGACATTACAGTTAGAAAAAAGTCCGCAGGTTTGCATCTTGAAGAGGCTGGGGAGAAGGCACAACTAGTTTTGACTAGTACACAGATTGGTTCTCCCAAAGCTGCAACAATAGCTGGCCAGGAAAATAATTCCACCCAAATGGATGAGCTAGGAGATTCTACAGGagaaaaaaagagtttaacaGATAGAGCAGCTGCAGGGACAGAGTCTTCTCATGCTAACCACTTAGAAGTAGATGTAGATACTGAAAGAGATCTTTATAGAGCGGACAAACTCGACTCAGATGAAATCTCTATGCCGAAGGCTTCAAGAGTAGAGGGGCTACTGAATCAAACAGTTGGTGAACTGAAGATTGAGGATGAGACAGGTCGATCTACCACCATAATTAGTGAGTGCAGTCCTGCGCGTGAAATTCTGATGAATTCAGTTAAAGTTGAAAATGAAAACTACAGAAGTGTGGCTGAGCTACAAAATGAAGAGGAATGTTCTGACACTGAGAAAAAGCTTCAACATGGGTTGGTTGTACCTGAAAATGATAAGAAAGTTAGTAGTGTTTTGGCTGACGATCCTAGTAGCTTTGTGCACCCTGGAAAACCTCAGGCATCTGTAGACGCAAGTTCATGCATGGTTGGCGATAATGTATTGTCAGGAACTGACGTTGAAGCATTAAAACATCAGCCTAGCTCAGATGATGGCTCAAAAGTGTTAGATACTGTGAAGGAAGACTCTCTCCTTGAGGAGGCACGAATTATACAG GCGAAGCGAAAAAGAATTGCCGAGTTATCCTGTGGTACCGCACCTGTGGAGGTCCGTGAGAAATGTCAATGGGATTTTGTCCTTGAAGAAATGGCATGGCTGGCAAATGATTTTGCTCAG GAGCGGCTTTGGAAGATGACTGCTGCTGCACAAATTTGCCATCGGGTTGCTTTGACTTCCCAGTTGAGATTTGAGGAAAAAAATCAGCACAGAAAGCTGAGAAATATAGCTTCAATCCTATCTAGTGCGATATTGAAATTCTGGAGTTCTGTGGAGGTTCCTGGGGAGCTGGAGGAGACAGGCTTGGGAATTGATAAG GAGACCTGCCAAGAATCTAATTGTGAGAGTGGCAGAAAATGTTTAGCCGTGGGTGTCAGGGAGTATGCACGTAGATTTTTGAAGTATAACAATTCTTCTATCCCTGATCATTCAGCTGCACCATCAACACCCGACTATATGTGCGACCCAGAAATATTGGATACAGCTCTGGTTGATCAGCTATCGGAA GAAAGCCTATTTTATTCAGTTCCAGCTGGTGCAATGAAGGTGTACCAAATATCCATTGAGACCCATCTCGCACGCTGTGag AAGTTTGGAAATAGCATGAAGGAGGAGGTTGATACATCAGCCTATGATGCTGTTGGAG ATTCAGATTACGATGTTACTGCATTTGATGAGGATGAAGTAGAAACGAGTACCTATTATCTCCCTGGAGCTTTGGAATGCAGCAAATCATTTAAGTTGAGCCACAAAAAAAGGAAGAATTTGATGAAGTCGCATTCTGCCCGGTCATATGATCTTGGAGCTGATTCACCGTACATGAACTACACAGATGGGTTTAACTCATCGAATTTGATGGCGAAAAGGGCTGCTAATAATATAAATGTCGGCTCAGTTCCTACGAGGCGTGTGCGCACTGCTTCCAGGCCGAGGATTGTGAGTTTACCAGTGCCCTCAAAGACAGATGCATCTAGTGGGGATACTAGTTCTTTTCATGATGAGCAAAGTAGTTTGCATGGTGGATCGGCAGTTCAAAAAGGCACAGAGGTTGAATCAAGTGGTAATTTTGAGAAGCAGTTATCCTATGACATGGCTGAAACTTCAGGGAAacctaaaaagaagaagaagactcatCTG GGATCTGCTTATGACCAAACCTGGCATCCCGATTCATCAGTCCATGCTGAACAg AAGGACCACTGGAAGAAGCGAGTAGAGAATCATTTCGATATGAATG GTATATATGGTCCTCATGCAAAGAAGCAAAAGACCACCAAGCAATTGGTAGAGAATAATTTTGATGGTGCTATTGCTCTCACTGGATCAATTCCTTCTCCGGCAGCTTCCCAAATGAGCAATATGTCCAACCCCAACAAATCTATCAAATTTATTGGAGGTCGTGATAGGGCCAGAAAAATAAAAGGCCTAAAG ATTTCTCCTGGCGAGCATGGTTCTGGAACTACGTGGTCACTATTTGAGGATCAG GCGCTCGTTGTCCTGGTGCATGACATGGGCCCTAACTGGGAGCTCATTAGTGATGCAATGAACAGCACTCTTAAAATTAAG tGTATATATCGTAATCCGAGTGAATGCAAGGAGCGGCATAAAATTCTGATGGATAAGACTGCGAGTGATGGGGCTGATAGTGCTGAAGACTCAGGGACTTCTCAGTCTTATCCATCCACTTTGCCTGGCATCCCGAAG GGAAGTGCAAGACAGTTGTTTCAGCGACTGCAAGGGCCAATGGAGGAAGATACCCTGAAGTCCCATTTTGAGAAGATTTGTTTGATTGGGAAGAAGTTACACTATAGAAAGTCACAG AATGATGGTCGGGATCCCAAGCAGATAGTACCAGTTCACAATTCACAAGTCATGGCTCTTTCTCAAGTATTCCCTAATAATCTGAATGGAGGTGTTCTAAC GCCCCTTGATCTCTGTGATGCGTCAACTTCAGGTCAAGATTTATTTTCACTTGAAAATCCAGGTTCGCATCTGGGTCTTCCAATGTTGAATCAAGGGACGCCAGTGCTACCTACTTCTGGACCAAACCCATCCACTCCTGGATCATCTGGTGTGGTTCCCGGCAACAGTTTACCAACCACACTTGGTTTGCACCATTCTTCTGCAAG GGATGGTAGATTCAACGTTTCCAGAGGGCCTTTGCCACTTGATGAACAACATCGACTCCAACAGTCTAATCAGATGTCACCCAGTAGAAACCTGCAGCAGCCTTCTTCATCAACTCCTGGAGCTATCTCAGGATCTGGACACCGCATGGTTCCTGGTGCAAACACCATGGGTGTAAGTGGACTGAACAGAGGAGCACCCATGTCGAGGCCTGGTTTTCAAGCAATTGGCTCAGCAGCAATGCCAAATACTGGTAGCATGCTGTCATCTGGTATGGTGGGAATTCCAAAAACTGGTAATATTCACTCTGGAGGAGGAGCTTCTCAAGGAAACCCCATGTCTAGGCCGCCTCGTGAAGCTGTTCAGCATATGATGCGG GCTGCTCAAGGGAACAGCCAGGGGATCCCAGCTTTCGGTAGTTTGAGTTCTGGATTTACCAACAACCAGACAACTCCTGTTCCGGCGTACCCAGGCCATCTTTCTCAGCAGCATCAGATGCCACATCAGTCGCATGTGCTTGGCAATTCGCAGCATCCTCATCTCCAGAGCCCAAGCCCAAGTCATGCCACTAGGGCACAGCAGGACGGATTTGCTCTCCGTCAAAGGCTAATGCACCAGAGGTTtgtgcagcagcagcagcagtttGCATCATCCGGCACTATGATGCCACatggacaacaacaacaacaacctcaGGGGACTTCTGTTTCTTCTTCGACACAAAACAATCAACAGACTCAACCACCCGTTTCGCCCCAGCCATTACCGCCCCCAGTGTCGACCTCTCCTAATACTAATGCTTTGACACAACAAAACCCTCAAAAATCTCAGTTACCGCTTCATGGCCTGGCTAGGAATCCTCAGTCTGGTGCTCCTGGAGTAAACAATCAATTTGGAAAACAACGGCAGAGACAACTCCAGCAGCAGTCTGGAAGACAACACCCACACCAGCGGCAGCCATCACAAGGTCAACAGCAGAATAAACAATCCAAGGGGGCGGGTAGAGGAAACATGGTTCATCAGAACATTACTCTTGATCAGTCACACTTGAATGGTCTCACCATGTCCCCCGGAAATCAGGCTACCGAAAAAGGAGAGGCAATGGTTGCAGTTAGGCCTGATAGGGAGTCTAATGTGGGGACTGCCACGAGCACGCATCTTCCGTCTAAACCTTTTGTTTCACCAGAGTCCTCAAATCATTCACAGCAATTGCCGAAATCATTTTCTGGAGCTACATCTTCGTCTCAAGAACAACAGATACAGTTACCTTCAGACAATAGGATCCAAGGCCAGAGCTCACCTGCGGCCTCATGCAACATCTTGTCCACCTCTAGCCCCTCAGTTGGACCTTCCAACCCTCAGCATTTGTTGCTACACCAAAAGCAGCGTAATCAAGTGCAAGCTCAGCGAATTGCTCATCAGAATCATATTGAGAACTCTGACTTATCGAGAAAATCCCAAGCTGAACGTGTGCCACGCGTTCAGCAGTCTGTCCCCAATACCACACAAACAGCTAGTATGAGTACGAGCAAGGGTATGCCTCAAGTGACTAATGATTCGAACAACATAAAAGCAGTTGGTTCTACTGTTGTGCCTTCTCCAAATGGATTGGAACCTCCAGCTAGTGCCGCCTCTGTGCAAAGCGCTGCTCCTAATGTAGTAAACAGTTCTAATACAGACTCAGCTGGTAGTGATCCAGTAACAACACTGAAGCAAGGACTGGCACCTAAGCATTTCCCTGGGGGCTTGCCTTGTCAGGAGCTCAAGGGCCCGATAGAGAGACAAGAATCTCTACCAACAGTAGAAAAGAGACCAAAGTTGCCAGAGCAGCTGACTGTACAAAATCAGAAACGTCTTGCTTCTGATCAGCAGTCTCCACAAATagaagaagcacaagaactATCATCTCCCAAGCCTCCCGATACAAAAGTGGAGTGA